In Spirochaetota bacterium, the sequence TTAATTTACACCCTATTTATGATGGATTGATTATGTTAAAATTAAAAGGGAAGGATCCTTGCAGCTAAAGACTTGATTGTATGTTGATATTACATTTGTTTGTATTGAAAATGTATAGGAAGTTATGAGCAAACTAAAAAAAAGGGGAAAAATGAAAATACTAATTGTTGAGGATGATCATTTTTTTCAGGAGGCGGTAAAAAGGGATCTTGAGTCTGCGGGATATAATGTGCTGATTTGTAATAATGGAAGAGATGCAATCAAAATAATTAAGGATCAAGAAGTTCGCGTTGCGATTATTGATTGGATTATGCCAGGGATGGATGGGATTACTCTGTGTAAAGAGATCAGAGGTTTACATCTTTATAGATATGTCTATATTATTATGCTTACATCGAAGAGGAGAAAACAGGATACAATTATAGCATTGGAAGCTGGAGCGGATGATTTTTTAACAAAACCCGCTGATAAGGAGGAGTTGATATCAAGAATTAAGGTTGGGATGCGAATATTAGAACTTGAGAATAGGTTAATTTTGTCACAGAGGGAATTGTTAAAGCTGGCTAAGGAGGATCCCCTTACAAATCTATTAAATAGAAGATCATTTCTCGATGAGGCGTTAAAGGAATTGGACAGAGCCATCAGGGAGGGGAGGGAAATCTCAACCGTTATGGTTGATATCGATGATTTTAAAAGAATAAATGATACATATGGACACCAAATTGGCGATGAGATAATTATCGAGTTTGCCAGGAGATTACAATCCTCATGTAGAACCTATGATATATTAGGGAGATATGGCGGGGAGGAGTTTCTTATTCTCTTACCCCAAACTAAATCATCCAGTGCTGTAAAGATTGCAAAACGAATTCGATCTGTAATAAAAAACAAACCCTTTAAGATCATGGGTGAGGGAATCACAGTCACAGCAAGCTTCGGTGTATCGGTCTTGAAACCTGATGGCAGATCAAAGGATGACCAAATAGACGATCTTGTTAAAAGAACAGATATTGCCCTATACGAGGCTAAAAAAGGGGGAAAGAACAGGGTAGCGGTCAATGTAAAGTAAAATCGAATTATCATTTAACCCTCAAATAATCTTTAAAGAAAACCTGTTTTACATGATCATCTCTATTATGTGAATTGTGGTTTTGTTTTTACTCATAAAAGTATTATCTCTCCAAATATTTCTTTACAAAAAATAAAAACCATTTTAGTCTTTCCTTTCGATTCTAATTGATAAAAAGCCCTATTAAATTCATATTTATTTCAATTAGGGTAATGTGACTTGTGTAGATCATAACAGGAATAGTATTTCAGCTAAGGAAACGCCCATGATATACCAGAGTTTAATATTTGTTTGACTTATGGGTACAAAAATTAGTCGCAAGTTATGCAAATTGAATTTTTAATATAGAGTTGTAAATAGCGGATTAGATAAATTGATCCATCTCTTAGAGATGTTTGTCCTTTATTGCGTTTACCACTGTATTTGTTTAGTGTAATTGTTTTACGTCTGGCAAACGCATAATGCTTATTATCTAAAAGGATTTTAAACAAGTAATAAATGAGTGGAATTTGAGAGGTACTGTGTTTATCCCTCATGTAATGAGCTGCATTTGAAAGTTCTTTTCAGTGGATAGCAGGATAATAATAAAATTCTCTTCATTTATGTAATCCTGTTAATTTATTATTGCTCTTTGATTTCCAATCCCTAGAGCCACATCCAGCACTTCCTGTGACTTGTTCATATTAGGTATTGTTTAGAGTGCTCAAGTAAGATAGATTTACATCTATCAGAAATTGAATATAGTTTATTTGAAATAACACTGGAGGTCTATAGAATGTTGAAAGTATATCAGACTCAAGACTTACGGAATGTTGTAATCCTTGGTCATAGCAGCACCGGAAAATCAACCCTTTTTGACGCAATCCTCTTTGCTGGAAAGAAAATAGAGAGGATTGGAAATCCAAATAATGGAACACTCACCTCTGACTTTGATGAAGAAGAGAAGAATAGAGCGATTTCAATAAGAAGCTCATTAGGTTTTGTCGAGGTAGATGATGTGAAAATAAATATTATGGACACTCCAGGCATGTCCGATTTTATCGGTGAAGCAAGGGCGGCGCTACAGGTTGCTGAGGCGGCAATTCTTATCGTTGATTCAGTTGATGGTGTTCAGATTGAGACAGAAAAGGCGTGGAGATATCTTGAAGAGAATAATATCCCAAGAATTATTTTTATAAATAAGATGGAGAAGGAACGGGCAAACTATGATAATGTATACGATAATATTAAATCAAATCTGAATGCCAATCTTATCCCTTTATGCCTGCCAATTGGCGAGGGCGATAGCATTAAGGGGATAATTGAGTTGAAGGAGATGAAAGCGCTCACCCCTAAGCAGGATACTAAAGATGAGGTATATACAGATATTCCTGAAGAGATGAAATCCAATGTTGAGGAGAAGAGGGAAGGCTTCATTGAATTAGCAGCGGAGGGTGATGATGAACTCATCGAGAAATTTCTTGAAGGTGAGGAGTTAACAGATGAGGAGGTTACGATCGGCATAAGGAATCAGTTTCACAAGGCCTCCCTTCACCCTGTTTTATGTGGAT encodes:
- a CDS encoding diguanylate cyclase; amino-acid sequence: MKILIVEDDHFFQEAVKRDLESAGYNVLICNNGRDAIKIIKDQEVRVAIIDWIMPGMDGITLCKEIRGLHLYRYVYIIMLTSKRRKQDTIIALEAGADDFLTKPADKEELISRIKVGMRILELENRLILSQRELLKLAKEDPLTNLLNRRSFLDEALKELDRAIREGREISTVMVDIDDFKRINDTYGHQIGDEIIIEFARRLQSSCRTYDILGRYGGEEFLILLPQTKSSSAVKIAKRIRSVIKNKPFKIMGEGITVTASFGVSVLKPDGRSKDDQIDDLVKRTDIALYEAKKGGKNRVAVNVK